A single genomic interval of Sulfurimonas sp. C5 harbors:
- a CDS encoding endo alpha-1,4 polygalactosaminidase — protein MKKVIFLLIFFITSLSASLEDKSAIVYYGEDLSYPLVGIHDYIIVQPEHINTYTHGFSLYKKNIYAYISIGEVDRNTTTAKAINTSWIVAENSAWKSDVLDIRNQKYQEFIFAKQIEPLLKRGFKNFFFDTLDSYHLYAKTMQEKKQCEQSLISFIREFHTRYPDAKLVVNRGFEIIDDIHDSINAVLFESYYKGLQGEKLEYTDVNDSSREWLDTYLNKIKSYNLDIIAVDYLPTLDGADALVAKLKDKRFIPYVSNKALDTYGKSSKNAIQREILTLVDESKLDKSLQSAHRNGATVFEYLGYIQKFSDINKNLPDPSSLHRYSGVVIWTENYVKDPEKFLKWLLELKKQHIKFVFVGNFGFELQGNELDLLGINVEKNNTQKSSIIKKDTMFDFEIDPPMSFNSVLIHVKDARKLLTYQYQNDKISTPAAITSWGGYIVDEAYLTDFDQEEIWTINPFQFFEQSLKLKKLPVADPTTENGKRLLFTHIDGDGIMNRVEGDFGEFSGDVILNQILKKYQIPHSVSIIGAEVDPNGLFPELSPQLLKITKKIFALKNVEPASHTFTHPFFWGKIVDDNLAPEYRLKVPNYQFSLNRELKVTLDNINEKYLPKNKLPKANTIFWSGDCAPRENALEFIYKHHILAINGGDTTISKIHPWMSRIAPYGIKRGDYYQVYTGAQNENVFTNDWLGPFWGFKRVTQTFELTNSPRRFKPIDIYYHLYSGSKRASLEALKYVFNWALKQDVMPIYTSEYIPKVMDMYEVSMANEGNNWLINGMKDLKTIRFEDFTQAIDMKNSQGTIGITQFENHTYVSLDQTQKHLLRLTSKDTNKIYMVSSNGKLLNYKETNTTKSYQLRSYVDLDLTMHVDKECRIKSSPKAMKLLQDGNTITLQYKHVKEATITLECK, from the coding sequence TTGAAAAAAGTTATATTTCTTTTAATATTTTTTATTACCTCTTTATCAGCATCTTTAGAAGATAAAAGTGCCATTGTTTATTATGGGGAAGATCTTTCTTATCCTCTAGTCGGTATTCATGACTATATTATTGTACAACCTGAGCACATAAATACCTATACTCATGGCTTTTCACTTTACAAAAAAAATATCTATGCATACATAAGTATTGGAGAGGTTGATCGTAACACTACAACTGCAAAAGCTATAAATACTTCATGGATCGTTGCAGAAAACAGTGCTTGGAAAAGTGATGTTCTTGATATTAGAAACCAAAAATATCAGGAATTCATCTTTGCAAAACAGATTGAACCATTGCTAAAACGAGGATTTAAAAACTTCTTTTTTGACACTCTGGACTCTTACCATCTCTATGCCAAAACTATGCAAGAGAAAAAACAATGTGAACAATCGTTAATTTCTTTTATCCGTGAATTTCATACACGCTATCCAGATGCAAAACTGGTCGTAAACCGTGGATTTGAGATTATAGATGATATTCATGATTCAATAAATGCTGTTTTATTTGAATCTTATTACAAAGGGCTTCAAGGGGAAAAACTGGAGTATACGGATGTCAATGACAGTTCGAGGGAGTGGCTTGACACGTATTTAAATAAAATCAAATCATATAACCTCGACATCATTGCCGTTGATTATCTTCCTACACTAGATGGTGCTGATGCACTTGTTGCAAAACTAAAGGACAAAAGGTTTATCCCGTATGTTTCCAATAAAGCACTCGACACCTACGGAAAAAGTTCTAAAAATGCTATACAAAGAGAAATTTTAACGCTTGTTGATGAGAGCAAACTAGACAAATCGCTACAGAGTGCCCATAGAAATGGAGCTACTGTTTTTGAATACCTTGGCTATATACAAAAGTTCTCCGACATTAATAAAAACTTACCCGATCCCTCTTCTCTACACAGATACTCAGGTGTAGTCATTTGGACCGAGAACTATGTAAAAGATCCGGAAAAATTTTTAAAATGGCTCCTTGAATTGAAAAAACAACATATCAAATTTGTTTTTGTCGGTAACTTTGGTTTTGAACTCCAAGGCAATGAACTTGATCTACTAGGTATTAATGTTGAAAAGAATAATACACAAAAAAGTTCTATTATCAAAAAAGACACAATGTTCGATTTTGAGATAGACCCCCCTATGTCTTTTAATTCCGTACTTATTCATGTAAAAGATGCACGAAAGCTTTTAACTTACCAATATCAAAATGATAAAATTTCAACACCAGCAGCGATAACATCATGGGGTGGATATATTGTTGATGAAGCATATTTAACTGATTTCGATCAAGAAGAAATTTGGACAATAAACCCGTTTCAATTTTTTGAACAATCACTCAAATTAAAAAAACTGCCTGTTGCCGATCCTACTACTGAGAATGGGAAACGTTTACTTTTTACACACATTGATGGTGATGGGATTATGAATAGAGTCGAAGGTGATTTTGGTGAGTTTTCAGGGGATGTAATTTTAAATCAAATTCTCAAAAAATATCAAATCCCCCACTCTGTTTCTATCATCGGTGCCGAAGTCGATCCAAACGGCTTATTTCCAGAGCTCTCTCCACAGCTTCTCAAGATTACAAAAAAAATCTTTGCACTTAAAAATGTAGAACCTGCATCTCATACATTTACACACCCATTTTTTTGGGGGAAAATAGTTGATGACAATTTAGCACCTGAATATAGGCTCAAAGTTCCAAACTATCAATTTTCTCTCAATAGAGAACTCAAAGTTACGCTTGATAATATCAATGAAAAATATCTGCCGAAAAACAAACTGCCAAAAGCAAATACTATTTTTTGGAGTGGGGATTGTGCTCCGAGAGAGAATGCTTTAGAGTTTATCTATAAACACCATATTTTAGCAATTAATGGAGGAGATACAACTATCTCAAAAATACACCCTTGGATGAGCCGTATTGCCCCTTATGGTATTAAACGTGGCGATTATTATCAAGTTTATACAGGAGCACAAAACGAAAATGTGTTTACAAATGACTGGCTTGGCCCATTTTGGGGCTTTAAACGTGTAACACAAACGTTTGAACTAACAAACTCGCCAAGACGTTTTAAACCAATAGATATCTATTACCATCTTTACTCAGGTTCAAAGCGTGCATCATTAGAAGCTTTAAAGTATGTCTTTAACTGGGCACTGAAACAAGATGTGATGCCTATCTATACTTCAGAGTATATTCCTAAAGTTATGGATATGTATGAAGTTTCTATGGCAAATGAAGGGAATAACTGGCTTATTAACGGTATGAAGGATCTTAAAACCATCCGTTTTGAAGACTTTACTCAGGCCATAGATATGAAAAATTCGCAAGGTACTATAGGAATAACTCAGTTTGAGAATCACACCTATGTCAGTTTGGATCAAACACAAAAACATCTGCTTAGACTCACATCGAAAGATACAAATAAAATCTATATGGTTTCAAGTAACGGTAAACTTCTAAACTACAAAGAAACAAATACGACAAAAAGCTATCAGCTTCGTTCTTATGTTGATTTAGATCTCACTATGCACGTCGATAAAGAATGTCGCATAAAATCGTCTCCAAAAGCAATGAAGCTTTTACAAGACGGCAATACTATAACTCTTCAATATAAACATGTGAAAGAGGCGACTATTACACTAGAGTGCAAGTAA
- the galE gene encoding UDP-glucose 4-epimerase GalE, with protein MILVTGGAGYIGSHTCIELHNAGHDFVVFDNFSNSSSESLNRVAKIIGKEIKLVEGDIRDSAALQQVFDNYDIESVIHFAGLKAVGESVEMPLEYYDNNIVGTLHLCEVMKKNNCKKIVFSSSATVYGDPHTTPIKEDFPLSATNPYGKSKLFIEEILRDLYISDNEWKIVLLRYFNPVGAHKSGLIGEDPNGIPNNLMPFIAQTAVGKREHLSVFGNDYDTHDGTGVRDYIHVIDLSMGHVKAIEKINSVEKVLTVNLGTGKGYSVLDMVQAFEKASGKEIPYKITPRRSGDIAKCFADPSYAKAVLNWEATRDVNEMCEDSWRWQVNNPNGYKND; from the coding sequence ATGATCTTAGTTACCGGCGGAGCAGGCTATATCGGTTCTCATACATGTATAGAGTTACATAATGCAGGACATGACTTTGTGGTATTTGATAATTTTTCTAATTCATCTTCAGAGAGTTTAAACAGAGTTGCAAAGATTATAGGAAAAGAGATAAAACTTGTAGAAGGGGATATTCGTGATTCTGCGGCACTGCAGCAGGTTTTCGACAATTATGATATTGAATCAGTGATCCATTTCGCAGGGCTTAAAGCGGTAGGTGAGTCGGTTGAGATGCCTTTAGAATATTATGATAACAACATAGTCGGTACTTTGCATCTGTGTGAAGTGATGAAAAAAAATAACTGTAAAAAGATTGTTTTTAGTTCTTCTGCAACTGTTTACGGCGATCCCCATACAACACCGATTAAAGAGGACTTTCCTCTTTCAGCTACAAACCCTTATGGGAAAAGCAAACTCTTTATTGAAGAGATATTACGTGATTTGTATATCTCGGATAATGAATGGAAAATAGTATTATTACGTTATTTCAATCCCGTAGGGGCACATAAATCTGGATTAATAGGTGAAGATCCAAATGGAATTCCAAATAATCTTATGCCGTTTATTGCGCAAACAGCTGTAGGCAAACGTGAGCATTTAAGTGTATTTGGAAATGACTACGATACGCATGACGGTACGGGTGTCAGAGATTATATCCACGTTATTGATCTCTCAATGGGACACGTGAAAGCGATAGAAAAAATTAATAGTGTAGAGAAAGTTTTAACAGTTAATCTCGGAACAGGTAAAGGGTATTCTGTTTTAGATATGGTGCAAGCATTTGAAAAAGCATCAGGTAAAGAGATACCGTATAAAATTACTCCAAGACGCAGCGGTGATATAGCAAAATGTTTTGCCGATCCGAGTTATGCCAAAGCGGTTTTAAACTGGGAAGCGACAAGAGATGTGAATGAGATGTGTGAAGATAGTTGGAGATGGCAGGTCAACAATCCAAACGGATATAAAAATGACTAG
- a CDS encoding peptidylprolyl isomerase translates to MLNLIKTTIKEPLLHFLLLGALAYLYFDYYQESPATQKETVITIENYELKALQKATKLQDPELVLELLKYQKILLAEAYSLELYKEDKQISKLLLEKAAYLINTDKKFEEPTEEQLKEFYNSHLNDYSHLQSFDLYTISLGSKTDRKIIQKLSKVSDLISIAKSYKNYTPKLLEEKFGKYTAFKLSHLAQGFWSEPIQNGSDENIYFISNKKAEKPYPFEEVEDIVYENYKKEFFTKNAQQEYAKLYNKYIIKEQK, encoded by the coding sequence ATGCTGAATTTAATAAAAACAACCATTAAAGAACCCCTTCTGCACTTCTTACTTTTAGGTGCCCTAGCTTATCTTTATTTCGATTATTATCAAGAATCGCCAGCTACTCAAAAAGAGACTGTGATCACTATTGAAAACTATGAACTCAAAGCACTTCAAAAAGCAACAAAATTACAAGACCCAGAACTAGTATTAGAGCTTTTAAAGTATCAGAAAATTTTACTTGCAGAGGCATATTCCTTAGAACTTTACAAAGAAGATAAACAGATTAGCAAACTGCTTCTAGAAAAAGCAGCTTATCTTATTAATACGGATAAAAAATTCGAAGAACCTACAGAAGAGCAGCTCAAAGAATTTTACAATTCGCATCTAAATGATTACAGTCACCTGCAATCTTTCGATCTCTATACCATCTCACTTGGCTCAAAAACAGATCGAAAGATAATACAAAAACTCTCTAAAGTCTCTGATCTCATCTCAATTGCTAAGAGTTATAAAAACTATACACCCAAACTTTTAGAAGAAAAATTTGGAAAATATACGGCTTTTAAACTTTCTCATTTGGCACAGGGATTTTGGAGTGAACCGATTCAAAACGGTTCTGATGAAAATATCTATTTCATTAGCAACAAAAAAGCTGAAAAGCCTTATCCTTTTGAAGAGGTAGAAGATATTGTTTATGAAAACTATAAAAAAGAGTTTTTCACTAAAAATGCCCAGCAAGAATATGCAAAACTATATAACAAATATATTATCAAAGAACAGAAATAG
- a CDS encoding HupE/UreJ family protein codes for MYLFRSLLLFTLLTTFLKAHQTGLSFFNLYENNDKTIDVVYKKPLSDTRGEDISINYPSHCAQLSPTVKIIENGFIIRTYKLNCGSNGLQNSRIWVEGLVSSDRGVLVRYENSENIYKSLLRSTTPFMKIDQQSSKWKLFLEYVQLGILHILEGFDHLSFVMGLLILSTTFKKLLYTISAFTLSHSITLISGVLGIATINTSYVEAMIALSILFLAKEIMLERQTFTKKHLGVVAFIFGLVHGFGFSSSLSSIGLPHDEIPLSLFSFNLGIELGQIIFIVAASIVLKAVYKFLAEKKFDTAVAYTIGSVSSFWLLERILF; via the coding sequence ATGTATCTTTTTCGCTCTCTTCTTTTATTCACACTTTTAACAACCTTTCTCAAAGCGCATCAAACAGGTCTTTCATTTTTTAACCTGTATGAAAACAATGATAAAACAATTGATGTGGTATACAAAAAACCGCTTTCAGACACCAGAGGAGAAGATATCAGTATCAACTATCCTTCACATTGTGCACAACTCTCTCCAACTGTGAAAATTATAGAAAACGGTTTTATCATAAGAACTTACAAACTTAACTGCGGCAGTAATGGATTGCAAAATTCCAGAATTTGGGTTGAAGGACTCGTATCAAGTGACAGAGGTGTACTTGTTCGCTATGAAAATAGTGAGAACATATATAAATCTCTTTTACGTTCAACAACACCCTTTATGAAAATCGATCAACAAAGTTCTAAATGGAAACTCTTTTTAGAGTATGTACAACTGGGAATTTTGCATATTTTAGAAGGTTTTGATCACCTGAGTTTTGTTATGGGACTCTTAATCCTCTCAACTACTTTCAAAAAACTGCTCTATACGATTTCAGCCTTTACCCTTTCTCATTCAATTACATTAATCTCTGGTGTTCTTGGAATCGCTACCATCAACACCTCTTATGTAGAAGCTATGATTGCTTTAAGTATATTATTTTTAGCAAAAGAGATTATGCTGGAGCGTCAAACATTTACAAAAAAACATCTGGGAGTTGTTGCATTTATATTTGGGCTTGTTCACGGATTTGGATTCTCTTCAAGTTTATCAAGTATAGGACTTCCGCATGATGAAATTCCTCTTTCACTTTTTTCATTTAATCTGGGGATAGAGTTGGGGCAGATTATCTTTATTGTAGCGGCTTCTATAGTATTAAAAGCAGTATATAAATTTCTTGCGGAGAAAAAATTTGATACTGCCGTTGCTTATACAATCGGCAGTGTCTCTTCTTTTTGGCTTTTAGAGAGAATACTTTTTTAG
- a CDS encoding sugar MFS transporter: MDRESNIIPMIIIATLFFIFGFVTWLNGSLIPFLKVLCDLNEFEALFVTFAFYISYTVMAYPMSYLLELTGYKRGMILGLLVMAIGSLLFIPAAFMREFGIFLLALFVLGTGLTILQSASNPYIVLLGPIESAARRISIMGLINKSAGVLAPIVFTALILSDMPLVENLQASNLDTLSQKLVTPYIVMASILVALIVFVFFSPLKEVEYEEDDTYDHVSVFRFPHVILGAIALFFYVGIEVIAGDTIGLYAQSLGVADATTLTSYTMACMVVAYLFGVVAIPKLLSQKNALAASSVLGIGLVLAVVFTPKESHVLMESIPDTVLFVALLGLSNALVWPTIWPLVLDGLGRHTPKASALLIMSIAGGALLPLAFGRIALYTGDMQQSYLLGIFCYLIILFYALKGHKIGRT; encoded by the coding sequence ATGGATAGGGAATCAAATATTATACCGATGATAATCATTGCAACGCTGTTTTTTATTTTTGGATTTGTAACTTGGCTAAACGGTTCTCTGATTCCATTTTTAAAAGTCTTATGCGATCTCAATGAATTCGAAGCTCTGTTTGTAACTTTTGCTTTTTATATCTCTTATACCGTCATGGCATACCCCATGTCATATTTGCTAGAATTGACAGGATATAAAAGAGGGATGATACTGGGGCTTTTAGTCATGGCTATAGGAAGTCTTCTTTTTATTCCCGCAGCTTTTATGAGAGAGTTTGGAATTTTTTTGCTTGCTCTTTTTGTACTAGGGACGGGACTTACTATTTTACAGAGTGCTTCAAATCCTTACATTGTTTTACTCGGCCCAATTGAAAGTGCTGCAAGACGTATCAGTATTATGGGACTTATTAATAAATCAGCAGGGGTATTGGCACCAATAGTGTTCACAGCATTGATTCTTTCAGATATGCCGCTTGTAGAGAATTTACAAGCCTCTAACTTAGACACCTTGTCGCAAAAGCTTGTTACACCCTATATTGTAATGGCATCTATTTTGGTTGCACTTATAGTATTTGTCTTTTTCTCCCCTTTAAAAGAGGTTGAATATGAAGAGGATGATACTTACGATCATGTAAGCGTATTTAGATTCCCCCATGTAATACTTGGTGCAATTGCATTATTTTTTTATGTAGGGATCGAAGTGATAGCAGGCGATACCATAGGATTATATGCGCAAAGTTTAGGTGTGGCAGATGCAACGACACTGACATCTTATACAATGGCATGTATGGTTGTGGCCTATCTATTCGGTGTCGTAGCGATTCCAAAACTGCTTTCACAGAAAAATGCTTTGGCAGCTTCATCAGTTTTGGGAATAGGGCTTGTTTTAGCAGTAGTATTTACTCCTAAAGAAAGCCATGTGCTCATGGAGAGTATTCCCGATACTGTTTTGTTTGTAGCATTGCTTGGACTTTCAAACGCTTTGGTTTGGCCAACAATCTGGCCCTTAGTTTTAGACGGACTTGGGCGTCATACTCCAAAGGCCAGTGCTTTACTTATTATGTCGATAGCAGGCGGTGCACTTCTGCCGCTTGCTTTTGGTAGGATTGCTTTGTACACAGGAGATATGCAGCAAAGTTATTTACTTGGAATTTTTTGTTATCTGATTATACTGTTTTATGCACTTAAGGGACATAAGATAGGAAGAACCTAA
- a CDS encoding HAD-IIB family hydrolase, with protein sequence MKNIYITDLDHTFLRTDLSVSDYTKKIWNSYEQDSIISIATARTYKKTMQFLQGVSINAPMILLDGALIATVDKKIVDTKFVSKEMADVIIDEGAKLGIYPFVLSLLDQELNESFTYSFTLNSYQTEILKRYANDDHTQGYKNLRAMEDNFKIVYMDDEEILIELKNRIEKVFGDELKYILAPEAYMGCYFLTILHKDADKAHGIESVSEAAGFDLSRLSVFGDNLNDIGMFDLAKVSIAVANAHNDVKKMANVVLPHTNDEDAVAKYLEGLRDG encoded by the coding sequence ATGAAAAATATTTATATCACAGACTTAGACCATACATTCCTGCGAACAGATTTATCTGTAAGTGATTATACTAAAAAAATATGGAACTCTTATGAACAAGATTCCATTATATCCATTGCAACGGCAAGAACATATAAAAAAACGATGCAGTTTTTACAAGGAGTTAGTATTAATGCACCGATGATCCTTCTTGACGGTGCTTTGATAGCGACTGTGGATAAAAAAATAGTAGATACAAAGTTTGTTTCAAAAGAGATGGCGGATGTGATTATTGATGAAGGTGCTAAATTAGGTATATATCCGTTTGTACTTTCTTTACTCGATCAAGAGTTAAATGAATCGTTTACTTACTCGTTTACACTGAATAGTTATCAAACAGAAATATTAAAACGTTATGCTAACGACGACCACACACAAGGTTATAAAAACTTACGTGCGATGGAAGATAATTTTAAAATTGTGTATATGGACGATGAAGAGATTTTGATAGAGCTCAAAAACAGAATTGAAAAAGTTTTCGGAGATGAATTAAAATATATCTTGGCACCTGAAGCATACATGGGATGCTATTTTTTAACCATATTACATAAAGATGCAGACAAAGCACACGGGATTGAAAGTGTGAGCGAAGCGGCAGGTTTTGATCTCTCCAGGTTAAGTGTTTTTGGAGACAATTTAAACGATATCGGAATGTTTGATTTGGCAAAAGTCTCTATTGCAGTTGCTAATGCTCATAACGATGTTAAAAAAATGGCAAATGTAGTACTGCCTCATACCAATGATGAAGATGCCGTGGCAAAATATCTAGAAGGACTAAGAGATGGATAG
- a CDS encoding SDR family NAD(P)-dependent oxidoreductase, whose translation MKNAIVTGASSGIGYAITKKLLALGYKVIGVSRDIDEALFGQYNFKAIKCDLSDEKQTNSLVEKLKVEDVDILINCAGFGKFAPHEELDTKTITQMTFLNLTAPMLLTNATLRSLKKNSGYLININSIEALRSSKFAGVYSATKAGLKAFSDALFEETRKSELSITNINPDMTESAFYDDLHFDVSDDENAKLLASDIADAIEHILTMRKGAVVTDYTIRSLHFGIKKKPLKT comes from the coding sequence ATGAAAAACGCAATAGTTACGGGAGCAAGTAGTGGTATCGGTTATGCAATAACAAAAAAATTGTTAGCGTTAGGTTATAAGGTGATCGGTGTTAGCAGAGATATTGATGAAGCGCTCTTTGGTCAATATAATTTTAAAGCTATTAAATGCGATCTCAGTGATGAAAAACAGACAAATTCATTGGTTGAAAAGTTGAAAGTAGAAGATGTCGATATTCTTATAAACTGTGCAGGCTTTGGAAAATTTGCACCGCATGAAGAACTAGATACCAAAACAATTACGCAAATGACTTTTTTAAATCTTACTGCACCTATGCTCCTGACAAATGCAACGCTCCGTTCACTCAAAAAAAACAGCGGCTATCTTATAAACATCAATTCAATTGAAGCCCTGCGTTCTAGTAAGTTTGCAGGCGTTTATAGTGCAACCAAAGCAGGTCTCAAAGCTTTCAGCGATGCTCTTTTTGAGGAAACCAGAAAATCTGAACTCAGTATTACAAACATCAATCCCGATATGACTGAGAGTGCTTTTTATGATGATCTGCATTTTGATGTATCTGATGATGAAAATGCAAAACTGCTTGCCAGCGATATTGCCGATGCAATAGAACATATACTTACAATGAGAAAAGGTGCAGTGGTAACTGATTATACTATTAGAAGTTTACATTTTGGAATAAAGAAAAAGCCTCTTAAGACTTAA
- the fliS gene encoding flagellar export chaperone FliS: MYGNAAHNIYAQNNVQVESPAKLIAMLYEGILKFNTQAKNAMKDGNIEKRVYWTNRSIAIVTELISILDFSHGDVAKYLEGLYNYQIQLLTDAGLKNNEAKLDESTNVFRGLLEAWRETTNVA; encoded by the coding sequence ATGTATGGAAATGCAGCTCATAATATTTACGCTCAAAATAATGTTCAAGTAGAATCACCTGCAAAGTTAATCGCTATGTTGTATGAAGGTATTCTAAAATTTAATACACAAGCAAAGAATGCTATGAAAGACGGTAATATTGAAAAAAGAGTATATTGGACAAACCGTTCTATAGCAATTGTGACAGAATTAATCTCTATACTTGACTTCTCACACGGTGATGTCGCAAAGTATCTTGAGGGTCTTTATAACTACCAAATTCAACTTTTGACAGATGCAGGTCTTAAAAACAATGAAGCAAAACTTGATGAATCTACAAATGTGTTTCGCGGGTTGTTAGAAGCGTGGAGAGAAACTACGAATGTGGCTTAA
- the fliD gene encoding flagellar filament capping protein FliD, producing the protein MATISSLGAGAGVLTQDVLDQLRKADESQWVTPIDLSLALEKDKQSALDVLMANMKNVYDAMNELATNTLYDERSATVTGTSVAVTAAANSDIQDFSLNVINLATKQIEQSGSFAATTDTVATGAGSLNLNIDGQDFTINYDATTTLDDLKNQINTVAGTKIDATIVQVATGDFRLFMSSVDTGTTQDITLTDTSGLLSGTQLTTGSSVVQTAVDANFEFNGLAMTRTSNNITDIVTGYDITLQSTGLSTVSVQQNRDEILSRIDSFVEKYNTAIDELTSLTKSSTDSETRGIFSGESLIRNLRSDLQDMLGTVGGGVGSLYDYGFDVDKDGKLTVDKTVINAQMDANISNFEAFFSGGVYDNGNGTTTTLTGAFDELTTQLGQYTQTNAFLSQFDQSITDQISTLNDRRESVVARLDSKYEMLAKRYAAYDLMMTQINNASNAFIQMVNAQYAATQS; encoded by the coding sequence ATGGCAACTATATCTTCACTTGGTGCAGGAGCTGGTGTATTAACACAAGATGTACTTGATCAGTTAAGAAAAGCTGATGAATCACAGTGGGTTACACCGATAGATTTAAGCCTCGCATTAGAAAAAGACAAACAAAGTGCGTTAGATGTTTTAATGGCTAATATGAAGAACGTGTATGATGCTATGAATGAACTTGCGACAAATACTCTTTATGATGAAAGATCTGCCACAGTAACGGGAACATCGGTTGCAGTAACGGCTGCAGCAAATAGTGACATTCAAGATTTTTCATTGAATGTAATCAACCTTGCTACAAAACAGATCGAACAATCGGGTAGTTTTGCGGCAACGACAGATACGGTTGCGACAGGTGCAGGTAGTTTAAACCTTAATATTGACGGGCAAGATTTTACAATCAACTACGATGCGACGACTACTTTGGATGATTTGAAAAATCAGATTAATACAGTTGCAGGGACAAAGATTGATGCGACAATTGTTCAGGTGGCAACAGGTGACTTCAGACTATTTATGAGTTCTGTAGACACTGGTACTACACAAGATATTACACTAACTGATACAAGTGGGTTATTATCGGGTACACAACTTACAACAGGTTCAAGCGTTGTACAAACAGCAGTTGATGCAAACTTTGAATTTAATGGTTTAGCAATGACAAGAACTAGTAACAATATTACGGATATTGTTACTGGATATGATATTACACTGCAGTCAACAGGTTTATCAACTGTATCTGTACAACAAAATCGTGATGAAATTCTTTCAAGAATTGATAGTTTTGTTGAAAAATACAATACTGCAATTGACGAGCTTACAAGTTTGACAAAAAGTTCTACTGACTCTGAAACAAGAGGGATATTCTCAGGAGAGAGTTTAATTAGAAACCTACGTTCAGATTTACAAGATATGTTAGGAACGGTAGGCGGTGGTGTCGGTAGCTTATATGACTATGGTTTTGATGTTGATAAAGATGGAAAACTTACTGTTGATAAAACTGTTATCAATGCTCAGATGGATGCAAACATTAGTAATTTTGAAGCATTTTTTTCAGGCGGTGTTTATGATAACGGTAACGGAACAACGACGACACTTACAGGTGCATTTGATGAATTGACGACACAGCTTGGTCAATATACACAGACAAATGCTTTCTTGTCACAATTCGATCAGAGTATCACAGACCAAATATCTACACTTAATGATAGAAGAGAATCTGTAGTTGCCAGACTTGATTCGAAGTATGAAATGTTAGCAAAACGTTATGCAGCATACGATTTAATGATGACACAGATAAATAATGCGTCAAATGCATTTATACAAATGGTAAATGCACAATACGCTGCAACACAAAGCTAA
- a CDS encoding sugar phosphate nucleotidyltransferase, producing the protein MDKILTLNGIIETDGSRITAIEEKPIHKFFVNAGIYVLSPQVFEYIPKDQFYDMPTLFEELIKDDLKTISFPIHEYWLDIGRMSDFEQAQTEYGEIF; encoded by the coding sequence ATGGATAAAATTTTAACGTTAAATGGAATTATAGAGACTGATGGAAGCCGTATCACTGCTATAGAAGAGAAACCTATCCATAAATTTTTTGTCAATGCAGGTATTTATGTACTCTCTCCCCAAGTTTTTGAATACATTCCAAAGGATCAGTTTTATGATATGCCTACACTTTTCGAAGAGCTTATTAAAGATGATCTAAAAACCATTTCTTTTCCAATTCATGAATATTGGCTAGATATCGGTCGTATGAGTGATTTCGAACAGGCACAAACTGAATATGGCGAGATATTTTAA